Sequence from the Christiangramia fulva genome:
AAAGGCACGGAGGTGTCCGAAGTGGAGAAAAGCTTTGTAAAATCCAAGACTAAACGCAAACACAAAAACCCGCCTGAATTATATGCAATGTTGTAGGTATGTAAGCCTACGGATTTGAAAAATAAAACTTAAAAAATATGATAACAGCATTAGTACATTACAAACAATGGGTAGATGCAGGACACCCACTACTTGACGGAACTTGGGTAGACCATTCCCAGGTGGTTGAAGTATTGAAATTAACAGACTTGAATGATATGTTTAGGCATATTACCAAGATTGAAATATTAGAACAAACGTAAGTAGGCTTATTACCTACAACGGTCTCGCATAACGACAAGTGGCGCGGAATTATGGATGCGGATTTGTCGGCTTACCAATTTAGTTTATTATGGAAACTAATTTAGTTCTTTTTTCTAAAACCCGCCATTTGCGATATGCGTTGTTGCCTGCTGTAATTAATTTCTATTCTTTGTCTCTGATCTCTAAATCATAGAAATATTCTTTTCCACAAGGACATTCTTCAATTAACTCAGGCTCATAAAAATTGATCATTTTTTTTACCGCTAAAATTGCTCTTGTATAGTCAAATTTTATGAGCTTTCTATAGGTTGATTTATATTGAGTGTTTGTGTTTTCTTCAATAGGTTTTAAGTGAATAATTTCATTCCTGAGTTCAATTAATAATCGAATTATTAAATTATCCCTTTTAAATTTACTCTTGAATTTTTTTCCTTTTATTTCAGGTAGAGCCTTATCTATCTTATGGAAAACAGATGGTTCAAACTTATCTCCATTTTTATCTAAAAATGGGTGATCTTCTGGGATTTGGCGATTCGCAAAGCTTTCTATGGCAGATTGTAAATTAATTATACAATTAGCTGCAAACTGAAAAAAGAATGCAAAATCTTTTTCATCTATTTCTTTCCTTAAATTTCTGAAAGTTGGCGATTTTTTAAAAAGATTTTCTCTTTTAAAAATTAAGTTTCTATGAAACATAACAGCATTTGAATAGAAAATCGAGGTAGGGTTTAATTCTAATTGAATTAGTTTTTTTCCTTTATGTAAAAAATCAAATCCAAATACAACTGAGTTGTCAAATTCTAAAAACATATCAAATCCTAATTCATCGGATAACTTATCAGTTTTTGAATATTGCTTTTGAATTTCTTTACTTCCTGTTGGGCTTTCAATATCCTTGGAAACTTCTTGAATATCTATTTTCTTTTCATATTTCTTAGTAGGCTTATATTTTATGTGGGTCAGATGCATTTGTTAGAATTTCGGATCGTCAATAATTATTGCAGGCAACGGCTTCGCATAACGACAAGTGGCGCGGAGTTTTGGATGCGGATTTGTCGGCTTACCGGTTTTGATTGTTATGGAAACTAAATTAGTTCTTTTCTATTAAACCCGCCATTTGCGATATGCGTTGTTACCTGCTGGCGATTTAACTATAGCTTTCTTCTAGTTTGGTAATTATTACCTTATAAATTTCTTCAAAGGTCATATTCTTGTTTTTGACATAATTGTCAAGTTCTTTGAAAACTATCTTTGATTTTGGCCAAAGTCGGTCATACTCAAAATCTCCTATTTTCTTACCATAGTTTAATGCAATTATTTTAGCAGTAATTCCACGAACAATTATTTCATCAATATTTGTTCTTTCATTTTTGAACTTGTCACTTTTTAGTTTTTCGTCGAATTCATCAGTGTAATATCTGTGAAATAAATCCTCAGTATACAAATGACTGTTCTCGTGAAAAGTAATTCTTCTATTTGTTTTATTCCATTTTGGAGTTAGAGATTTGTTTAGATCTATCGAATCTGATTTTTCACAAATATTAGCTAATAGGTATTTTCTTATTGAATCATTTTCTGGTAAAAATGTAATTGACCTGCTTGTGATATTGTTTAAAGGATCAAAATATATAATCAAATTTGGTTGTTTCTCAACCCTAAAAAAGTTATTCAGCTTCTGAGTTATTTTATTAGTCTTTATAGAATCTTTTAGTGGGATGAAGTTTATATCATATTCGTTTCTAAAATTAATAGTTTCTTTAAAATTTGAAATTAGCCTGGAAACTGAATCAATATTTTTTCCATACCAACCAAATTGATTTTCTAATTGAGATTTATCTAAATTCGATTTTGGTTTTAAATTCTTGTTCAATGCTAAAGCTAAAACTGGCAAATCTCCATTCCATAAATCTCCTTTGGCAATTTTTTGAACAAAAGGATGATTGGAATATTTTTTATAAGGTAAATAGTTTTCGGAGTAGAATTTGTCTTTACAAGGTCTTAAATCCGGCGATATACTATCCATTATTGCCAAATTATAAGCTAATCGGAATAGTTCTATTCGATCGTCTACCTTAATTTCAATTGAAGAATTGGCTTTCTCCGATATTTGTTTCTTAGATTTTTGGTTTCTGTTACAGCCCGAAATAACTAATGTCAATATTAAAATTAATAGCTTGTAATTCTTAATCATTCGGTTTTCTTCTTTTCTCGATTTTTAATTCGCTTGCAGGTAACGGTCCCGGTTAACACAAGTTGCAGGAGTAGGGATACGTACTTGTCATTTTAGATCTGGTTTGTTGATCAAGTTAATTAATTTCTTTCTAATGCACCCTGCAATTTGTGATAACCGTTGTTAGCCACAGTTATGATTTAAAGTTCTTTATAATCTGATCAAAATCTTTGTTTTCTGTATTCATTACAATCATAGTGATTGTTTTTAATCCTTGTGTAACTAAATATTGTGTCAAATAAAGTTCTTTTCCTTTCTTTATTCTTTTAAACTTCACCTTAATAATATCTGCATAAATCGGTTTATAGAATTCTTTTTCCAATAATTTATACTCCGTGCTGTCTTCTTTATCATCTTTAAATGAAGTCATTTTAAGCATATCTATATATTTATACATAGTCTTTTCATTTAAACTGATATGTTGACCAAGTATAAAAATTATGGAATTCTGAGGATTGTCTTTATCTACGAAATATTCAAATTGAACACCTGAATTTATCAATTGTAAATATTTTCTGTGGTTTAATGATAGTTTATCAATTGTATCGGTAGTAGCTAATCTTTGTTGAAAAATTGAATCCTTAGAGGCATCAAAGTAATTACCGGGAATATAAAATTCTTTTTCTAAGAAATTTATTTTTTTTAATTCATAATCCGGGAATTTACTATGCAACTCATTTTCTGTATTCTTGCATCCGAGTAGTAATACTATAACTAGCAGAAAAATTTTTCTCATAATTGGGGCTAACGGTCCCGTATATTCGTCAGTTGCGGTAGTGAAGATACGGATTTGTCCGATTTAGTTTTATAATTCCTGGTTTGTATAATCTTTCTTTTAGCTGAATGGCCGCAATTGCGAATATGCGATGTTGTGTGCAGTACTTTAAGTCATCCATTGTGCATATTCAACTACTACTGTCCAAATCCCATAAATCTTCGTTAGAAAGCATTTATATCCATAAGCACTTCCAGTAAATTTCCAAAAGGTTACAGAAACAATACAGTTTTCATAATTATCATCAAAAATGGGTTTACTAATTGAGATTACATTTTGTCTTTTATTTGTTTTTTGAAATAATAATTCAACGTTCTTTTTAGTCAAACACTTCTTGCTTTTTAATATATCAGGAGGATAATTTAATTTGCTTATAAATTTCGAATTCCAATTTTCATTCTTACTTGTTGCTCCATTTTGTTCAATTTCCTTTAAAATATTTTCAGGTATTTCTAGTTGAACATTTTCTTTGAAATCCTTTAAATCAAAAGCGGTTTTAGATTTTTCGCATTCAATATAAATCCTTGTTGTTCCTTTTTCAATTTCATGATCAATGACTTTTTTGAAAATATTTTGTTCCAAATTCCTTTGGGAAAAGCTCAAAGTTGAAATGAATATTAGAATTATGTTTATAGATATTTTCATGAGTATTGCACACAACGGTCTCGCATAACGACAAGTGGCGCGGAGTTATGAAAGCGGATTTGTCGGCTTACCGTTTTTGTTTGTTATGGAAACTAATTTAGTTCTTTTCTTTAAAACCCGCCATTTGCGATATGCGTTGTTGTGCGCTGTATGCTTTATTTTTATTGACTTTTTAAAATTCTTAATAACTCGCGAGAGCCTTTAAATCGACCGTGAACCATAAATCCGCCACTATAAGGTTCTAAAGAAAGTTTTTTCCTAGTTGTATTTATAATTTCCAGCATCTCGTTAAAGAAATCATCTATTTCATCAATATGAGTAGATCCTGATAGTTTTTTCTTTTGGATAGTATGGTCAAAATCAAAATGAGCTAAATTTTTTCTTCTATGATCTATTATATCTTGATGTTTTACTTTTAAATTTTCTGCTTGGTTTTGAACTTTTTTCCAATCTTCAATCTTTTCTTTTTTAAGAATCTCAGGCAGAGTAAAAATTGTCAAATTTGTGTTTCTTCCTTGTGTATGGCTATCTAATAATTTAGCTACTGTAATAAAAAAGTAATTCCAATAGAGCTCATTTAAATTATCGAAAAAATCAGGAAGATTTTCTTCACGTAAGTTTTCTATTTCTTTATCATCTGAAAAGACAATATTGAATTCAGTTATCTTTTGCTTGCTATGCAACCAAATCTGATATAATTTCTTTATTATTTCTTCGTTTTCTGGCATATTGCGCACAACGGTTTTGGTTAACGCAAGTGCGGGAGTAGGGACGCGAACTTGTCAGTTTAACGTTTTCTAATTGGTCTCTAAAATATCGAATTTTATTGAAATACCCGCTATTTGCGATAACCAGTGTTACCTAGAGTTGCGCCACGTTCGAGTGCACACGAAATGATTGGCCGGCGTTGCGGAAAGGGCAGCTCAAAATCAACAATTTCAGTTCGGATTAAAAATCAGAATATTTTCTTTCCTGGATCTTTCAGCCAGCCTTTTTTTGAACTCTCTTTTCAATGGAATTTTGTTGTTCAGTACGGGTCGAAATTGGAGGTTTTTAATCCATTTTTCTAAATCTTGAAAATCTCTGTTTTTAAAGGCTTTTTTGAAAATTCTATTTCAGCAGGATTTTTCAGTTGAACTTTTTTCCGAACATTCAGTTTACCAAAGAGCTTCCAGATTTATCGAATTTCGCCTGACAGGAAAATGAGGACTTTCTGCTCCAGCTTAATCTTTCTGATTTCCAGTCGGCGCAATTCTTGGTAACGGTCCCGGTTACCGCAAGTTGCGGGATTAAGGACGCGGATTTGTCGGATTACCTCTTTTCTTTCTTGAATTCTAAAATTACACTTTTTCGAAGACACCCGTTATTTGCGGTGAACCGATGTTATAAGCCGTTTTTTTGCACTAGTTCCTCAGGGAATTTCTTCAATAGAATTTGGTGAACTGATGGATTAAATTGGATAGCTTTAATAGATCTTTCAATAAAGTCCGAGATATTAAAGTTTTTATTAGCTATTTTTTTTAATCCCTTGTTATTATATACTGAAATAATCTTTTCATAGTTTTCTTGCTGGATTAAATCTTCCATCTCCAACTTTCTTTGTTTGTACCATTCTGGAATCTTAATCTCACTTAAAAATTTATTATAGTTTTCTCTTACATCATCAAGTGTATTACCCTTGGACATGTCTGAATCTTTATAGTAATAGTTAATCTTTGTAGATAGATAATTTGAAATTTGAAGTTCTAAATCTTTTTGAAACTGTTTTATTATTTCCTGTTGAATTCTTTGAACATCGGACTCATCTTTCAATATTTGATTAGCTAAAAATTTTAAAAATTCCTTTTCAAAAAAGAGATTTTCAATTTCCGAAACTGATATTGAAAACACACCCTTCTCTTTAAGTTTGTCTAGTCTATCGGAACTATGATGATCCGAATCAATTATACCGTAGGCTTTGACTGTTCTACTTTGAATTTTATTAAACGCTTTTGTGTAGTTTATAACTGAGAAGCAGCTCTCAACTGGAGTAATTGTAAAGTTTGGAAATAATGTATTATAAATTTTTTCATCAATACTACCTTTTTGTCCTTCACAGAATAGTATATTTTTTCTGCTCCCTAATAATTCTAATAAAAGAGATTCTGGTAAGGCATTAGACGGTATATTTTCAATTTCCCATCTGTTAGGATGTTTAAATGATTTTATCCAAACTTTCTTAGCAGTAGTTCTTCGTGTTGCAAAATCAAGGTCGTGAGTTAAATAAACAAAAATGCAATCTTGTCTCTCTTTCTCTAAAATATCCCATAGTTTGTTCAGAATGGTTTTATGTAGGTACATTTCAGGCTCGTCTACGACTATAAAACCAGATTCTGGCGCTTGAAGAACTTGAGCTATATGGTAAAGAGCTACTTTTTCACCATCACTCATTTGATGTGCAGGATATGAGTTTACACCATGAGAAGATAAGGTAATATTAATACCATCACTACAACTAATCTCTCGATGTTCTATTAACGAGTTCCATATAAATAGGGTTTTATCCAATTTAGTTACAGGAACAGTCGTATTATTTCCTCCGTCATTTAAATTATCACAAAACTTGTTTCTAATAGCGCTTCTTTCCGCCAATAAGTTATCTAGAAGTATTTGGAATTCCCCTCCAATTTGTTTTAGTATACTATATGCATTTCCATCATTAGCAGTGGAAAAAGTTGTTCTGAGAGATTTATCAGCAACCTGAGTATTTTTTAATTTTTGATTTGTTTGAACAAAGTTAGAAATTCCACTAAAAGTCGGAATGATCAACACTTTTTGAGCAGAAATAACAACACCATTGTTGGGTAAATATTTTTTTAGTTCATTTGATAACGTTGTCTTTCCACTTCCATTAGCACCGATTGCAACAATATTCTCTTTTAAAAAACCTAAAGTTTCAAAGAAGGCAAAATTGAATTTTATTAGTTCAAATTGAGATTGAATATTTTTAGCAGCGGTTTCGATTTGACGGTTTAAAGCAACTTTTTCTACATCGTTGAACTCATAATTTTCACTACGAACCGGTATGTACTGTAAAATAGTATTTAACTCATTTTGAAACTGGTTGATGTGATTTATTGAAAAATCACCGTTTTCGAGTAAATTTTTTAACAGTTCATAATGTTTAATTAAATCTTCATGTAGAATTATTATTTCAGCATCAGAATCAACCTTTTTTGAAAAGTTTAGTTGATTATTAAATCTGGATAATCCGCTTTCAATGGATTTAATAAGGTTTATTTTTTGTTGCATATTTTTTGATAAAAATGGCTTATAACGGTTACGGTTAACGCCAGTGTGCGGAATATAGCACGCGGAGTTGTCGGCTTATTATTTTGTTGTTTGGGGTTCTAAGTTATCGATTTTGTTGGAATACCGCGTATTGGCCGTTAACCGATGTTGTGCATTGTTTATTCCTCGAATGCATTATGGTAACTATCATACACTGGAAGCATTTTAATGTTTTCACTGTTCTCAATGATATTTTCTAAAAATGTTTGACAATTTTCCCAGAAGAAGTCTGCTATTTCTGAATTGATTAATTCTGTTGTCATAGACTGAATAAAATTTACTTTTTCAATCAGTTTCTTCTCCAATAAGTAGTTATATATTAATTCATAGTTCCCAAAGTGTCTCATTTTTAATTTACCATCTTCTTCTTTTACAGAGAATTTTATTGGCTTACTATGAGTTAACATATTTCTAAAGTAGAAAAGCATTACGATACATTTCCAATTATCTGAATCCGTTAAACTTTTTAAACTCACATTAAATACAAGTTTGAAAAAGTCATTTAAATCCGTCCAAGATGATTTATCGAGTTTTTTGTCGAAGAAGTTATAAATTCTACCATCTAAATCTGAATCATCCATTACAAGACCAGCTTCTTGTTTTATTGCTTCATAAATAAATCCTTCAATAATTAGAGCAGAATGAATCACTATTGACATATTTATAGCTTGTTTGAGATTCACTTCATCTCTTATGATTCTATGGAAATTTATTAATGAAGGAAATAACCACCAGGCATAAGTTTCTGCGGATTCCGCATATCCGTTTTCTCCATCTTTTGCGAGTTCGTAGCTACCTAAACCATATTTTTTAATTTGATTTAAATAATAATTTACTTGATCCTGATCTTTATTGTTTTCTTCTGACATAGAAACATTCAAATAAATAATGCACAACGGTCTCGGCTATCGCAAGTTGCGGGAGTTGGGACGCGGAGTTGTCGGTTTAATCGGTATCTTGCCTGATTTATAAAAATTACACTTTTTCGACTAAACCCGTTATTTGCGATGAGCCGTTGTTGGGTGCTGGCTTTTTAAAAGATTCTAAAATTGCACTATTTTCTATCTGCTTTTTTAAATGTTCCATTAAAGCAATAATATCATCAAAGAACTCTATAAATGTTGGGTAATCAACTAATTTATGCTCTCCGTGAGCGATATGATTTCTTTCGTCAACTAAATCATTTACTAAATCTCTCTGACTCTCAAAATGAGCATCTTTTAAATCCATTATGAAAAGAATTTCTTCTAACACATCATATTTCAAATTTGATTTAGTATTGATAATATTTTTGGTTGGAATGTTGGATTGCTTATCAACCCTGTCAAAAATAAAATCTATTATTTGTGTTTTGCTTTCGATGCTATTCTCTTTCAAGTTTCCTAATTTCTTTTGAAGAGATAGAGCTACGAACTGGTTTTTTAGTTCTTTGTGCTTCAAACCTTTATTTGCCACAAATTCTAAATAGTATGATAAACTTATTTTGACAAAACCTTCCCAATGTGCGTATAAGAGAGGCATTGTGGCTCTTATCATTGCATTTTGTAGGGAGTTTTTACTCTCGGGAATTTTGTTTTTCAGTAAAGTAAGCTCTTTTCTTCTCCAAGAAAAATCTGCAATAATTTTATCAGTTAGTTGATCAAATGTCAAGACACTTTTACCCATTACTTTTGAAAATAATCTTTAGTAAATGGTATTATTTTTGGAATTCTAGTGCGAGCATTCGAACCTGACCCAGTATATCTTTGGAAAGTTTCATCACTATGTAATCTTTCAACTTTTTCCTTGAATAAATTATTGTCTGCTGGAAAATTGTATTCATCCATATTATATGCTAGACCAATAGTTACTGCTTCAAATGCTGATTCTAAAAATTTTCCTTTGAATTTATTGCCGTCATATCTTTTGAAAGCATCCTCTCCCAAAATATTGTTTATTATACTAAATACTTGATTGAATTTCTCTTCTAATCTTTGGTATTCAAAGTTTGGCTCACGCAATATTTGTTCTACAATTTCGTCAAAGAAATCACTTAATTCTTTCTTGGTGGTATAGTTGTATTCTGATAAAGCGATGAATCTAAGTACAAGCTCCATCGGATATTGTTCATCGAATAATCTTTCGCTTAAGGAAATAGTATTTTTAAAATCTTCGTTATTTGATAAATTTTTAAACCAGGTAAAGGTTTCCTTATTTATCATAATCATTACACTATTTCGAACTTCTTGGTCAGAGGCAAAAGATCCTCCAGTGTTCAATCTCTGAAAAACATCAAATTTTGCATTTGGACCAGAATCACTGAGTATTATGGAAAGATTCAATTTAGAACGTTTAATCTGTAGCTTTAAAGGATTTGGTAATTCAATTTCCTCATCATTTTCTTTTTCCCATACCATACCCTCCAAGTGAGGCAAATACTTAGTTCCTTCTAACACTAGTTTACCTTTCTTAGGAACATCTTCTACTTCGGGTAATTCACTCATAAATTGTAAGAGTGTTGATATCCTTTGCAATCCGTCAACGACCTCCCATATTCCATCTTCCCGTTGAAAAACAAAGATTGATGGAATTGGAATACCAAGCAAAATTGATTCAATAAGTTTTGTTTTTTGTGTGTTACTCCAACGAAAATATCTTTGAAAATCCGGGTTAATAAGTAGTTCTTCGTTCTTGTGAAGATTTATCAGTTCACCAATTGACATTGGATAACTATCAGTTTTGAATTCTGTTTTTTTATCTTCAATTTCTCTTAATAATGTGTCTTGTTTACTCATAATTTTGTTTGAAGCTTGCACCCAACGGTCCCGGTTAACGACAAGTGGCGCGGAGTTATGGATGCGGATTTGTCGGCTTACCGATTTTGTTTGTTATGGAAACTAATTTAGTTCTTTTTTCTAAAACCCGGCATTTGCGATAACCGTTGTTGGCAGCTGTTATAAGTTAGCATTTACACTTCTTACTTTTTTAAGGAAAAGTATTTTGCGTACTCCAAAAAGAATTAACCATAAACCGACTAAAAAAGTAATTAATATCATAGCGAAAGTTGAGTTTAGCAACTCTTGAAATAATAGATAAAAAATTCCAACTGCATATAAAATTGAAAAAATTCCGGTATAAATTTTTATTCCCTCTAGATATTTCTTTTTAAGAATATCAGAAATTCCGATTATTAATAGGAAGATTAAATCGATAGATATTAGTATGGTTAGTAGAACATTTTTCCAATCGAAATCTGATTCTTTATTGATTATTAATAAAGCATATCCAAATAAGAAAATAAATATGAATCTTGATATTTTCCAAAATATTCGTGTTTTAGAGAAAAATTTTTCCATAGTTCAGTTATAATTATTCTTTTTGAATCCTTTTGTTCTTTATTCTACACACAAAAATAATTGCTGCCAACGGTTTTGGTTAACGCAAGTGGCGCGGAGTAGGGAGGCGAACTTGTCAGTTTAACGTTTTCTAATTGGTCTCTAAAATATCGAATTTTATCGAAATACCCGCTATTTGCGATAACCGGTGTTGTAATAAGTTGCGCCTCATTCGAGTGAGCACGAACTGATTGGCCAGTGTTGCTGAAAAGGCCGTTAAAATCTTTCAATTTTAGCAGCAATAAATTCTCTTTTTCTTCTTTTCTGAATCTTTCAGCCAAACTTTTTTTGAACTAACTTTTCAATGGAATTTTGTTGTTCAGTAAAGGTAGAAATTGGAGGATTTTTAATCCATTTTTCTAAATCTTGAAAATCTCTGTTTTTACAGACTCTTTTTCAAATTCTATTTCAGCAGGATTTTTCAGTTGGACTTTTTTCCGAACATTCAGTTTACCAAAGAGCTTTCAGATTTATCGAATTTCGCCTGACAGGAAAACGAGAACTTTATGCTCCAACTTGATCTTTCTGTTTTCTGGTCGGCGCAATTTTTTACAACGGTTTGCGGTTATCGCAAGTTGCGGGAGTAGGAACGCGGACTTGTCAGATTAACTATTTTCTTTCCTGGTTTCTAAAATTACACATTTTCTGCAATACCCGTTATTTGCGATGAACCGCTGTTAGGTGTAGTTTTTTATTCTCGAATCCTTCTTTTTAAATCCATACTTCCGTGTAATATTCTTGTGATTTCAATCTCATCTATAGAAATCTCGCGATAAAATATAATATGTTTTTTTACTCTTAATCCGAGTAATCCAGAAGTAATTCCTTCATAGTTTTTTCCCAAGAATGGTTTTTGAGTTATTTCCTCAAAACTTTCAATCAGATTTTG
This genomic interval carries:
- a CDS encoding type II toxin-antitoxin system RelE/ParE family toxin, with protein sequence MAKYYLTKKAVADLANIWDYTLEKWSEQQADIYYQNLIESFEEITQKPFLGKNYEGITSGLLGLRVKKHIIFYREISIDEIEITRILHGSMDLKRRIRE
- a CDS encoding DUF4435 domain-containing protein, yielding MQQKINLIKSIESGLSRFNNQLNFSKKVDSDAEIIILHEDLIKHYELLKNLLENGDFSINHINQFQNELNTILQYIPVRSENYEFNDVEKVALNRQIETAAKNIQSQFELIKFNFAFFETLGFLKENIVAIGANGSGKTTLSNELKKYLPNNGVVISAQKVLIIPTFSGISNFVQTNQKLKNTQVADKSLRTTFSTANDGNAYSILKQIGGEFQILLDNLLAERSAIRNKFCDNLNDGGNNTTVPVTKLDKTLFIWNSLIEHREISCSDGINITLSSHGVNSYPAHQMSDGEKVALYHIAQVLQAPESGFIVVDEPEMYLHKTILNKLWDILEKERQDCIFVYLTHDLDFATRRTTAKKVWIKSFKHPNRWEIENIPSNALPESLLLELLGSRKNILFCEGQKGSIDEKIYNTLFPNFTITPVESCFSVINYTKAFNKIQSRTVKAYGIIDSDHHSSDRLDKLKEKGVFSISVSEIENLFFEKEFLKFLANQILKDESDVQRIQQEIIKQFQKDLELQISNYLSTKINYYYKDSDMSKGNTLDDVRENYNKFLSEIKIPEWYKQRKLEMEDLIQQENYEKIISVYNNKGLKKIANKNFNISDFIERSIKAIQFNPSVHQILLKKFPEELVQKNGL
- a CDS encoding DUF262 domain-containing protein, producing MSKQDTLLREIEDKKTEFKTDSYPMSIGELINLHKNEELLINPDFQRYFRWSNTQKTKLIESILLGIPIPSIFVFQREDGIWEVVDGLQRISTLLQFMSELPEVEDVPKKGKLVLEGTKYLPHLEGMVWEKENDEEIELPNPLKLQIKRSKLNLSIILSDSGPNAKFDVFQRLNTGGSFASDQEVRNSVMIMINKETFTWFKNLSNNEDFKNTISLSERLFDEQYPMELVLRFIALSEYNYTTKKELSDFFDEIVEQILREPNFEYQRLEEKFNQVFSIINNILGEDAFKRYDGNKFKGKFLESAFEAVTIGLAYNMDEYNFPADNNLFKEKVERLHSDETFQRYTGSGSNARTRIPKIIPFTKDYFQK
- a CDS encoding MAE_28990/MAE_18760 family HEPN-like nuclease, producing the protein MGKSVLTFDQLTDKIIADFSWRRKELTLLKNKIPESKNSLQNAMIRATMPLLYAHWEGFVKISLSYYLEFVANKGLKHKELKNQFVALSLQKKLGNLKENSIESKTQIIDFIFDRVDKQSNIPTKNIINTKSNLKYDVLEEILFIMDLKDAHFESQRDLVNDLVDERNHIAHGEHKLVDYPTFIEFFDDIIALMEHLKKQIENSAILESFKKPAPNNGSSQITGLVEKV